CTCAAAGAATTGACCCAGGAATGGGTGAGAAGCCGTTCTACACGAACCCTTGCTCATTTACAAGGGGTACAGTTACAGCTTCCTTTTCTGGGAATTTGTATCGGGATTTGCGTTTTTTTGGCTTCCGGTTTAGAAATTTTTGGCTTTCCTACTAACCTTTCTTACCTGATCGGTATACCTTTAACTGTTTTAATCGCTTTACTGGTTTGGTCGCAACTTAGCAAACTCTTAATCCAGTTAGAACGGGGGGGTTCGCGAGCAATAGATTTAGACTTTTTAAGCTAAGAGCTTATTCAGAATAAATTTTTTTTAGGACTAGCATCTTTTCTTAGAAACAATTAAGATGCTACTGGAAAATAAGTCATTTCCTTACTAGTGTAGGGTATGACTTTTTTTATAGGTATAGCAATCGCTAAGGTGGTTAGGACGTTCTTAATTCTCGAAACTCTTGATTCTAGACCCTTCTTCCCCTAGCCTCTAACCCCTAGCTATCAATATGAAGTTTCCTTTGTTAACAGCACTGCGCCCTCGCCAATGGACAAAAAATTTAATAGTGTTTGCTGCGCCTTTGTTTGCTTTTAGTATAAACCTGCAATCTTTGTTAGGTAGTTTGCTGGCGTTCGTACTTTTTTGTAGTGCTTCTAGTAGCTTTTATTTACTTAATGATATTGCAGATATAGAGTCCGATCGCAAACATCCGGTGAAGCGTTATCGTCCGATCGCTGCGGGACTGGTGAGTATTCCAATTGCGATCGCAACGGCAGTAACTTTATTGAGTTTAGCGATCGTTCTCGGTTGGTTGCGATCGCCTTGGTTGGGCGTAACCATTATCAGTTATGCGGTTTTGCAAATCGCTTATAACTGGCAATTAAAGCATATCGTCATTTTGGATATTTTAGCGATCGCCACTGGTTTTGTCTTGCGAGCTTATGCAGGTGCATCAGCAACCAGCATTCAATTATCCTCTTGGTTCTTACTTTGTACTGCGATGTTAGCTTTATTTCTAGGTGTAGAAAAGCGCAAAGCAGAATTGCGGTTAATCGAAATCAAAGGTAGCAAAACTCGTGCTGTCCTGATCCGCTACTCTATAGGGCTGCTCAATCGGATGGAAAATGTAGTGACTAGCGGTACTATTTTAAGTTATGCCATGTGGAGTTCCGGGCCGCAAGTGGGTGGCGCTTCCACCCGTTGGATGTTACTAACATTACCCTTTGTTTTATACGGAATATTTCGCTATCAACTCTTGAGCGACCCCGCAGAAATTTCTCGTCGCCATAAACCAGGTAGTATTTCCGGCGGACAAAGCGAACGTCCAGAAGAAATTTTATTAACAGACTTACCGATTTTATTAACAGTTTTATACTGGATTACTACCAGTTTTATGATTTTATTACTTAAACATCATGGCGTAATTCAATAAAATATAGATAGCAATATGATAAAACAATATTTTGTAACCAAAGAATACAGACTAGCTTCCATCAAGCTAGAATCACTAAAACAAGCTGACATTCGAGGGATTATTTTAGATTTAGATAATACCATCGTTTCCGAAGACGATCGCTATGTATCTCCTCATGCAGAAGCTTGGATTGACGAAGCAAAATCAGCCGGATTTAAGTTT
This genomic stretch from Leptolyngbyaceae cyanobacterium harbors:
- a CDS encoding decaprenyl-phosphate phosphoribosyltransferase, which produces MKFPLLTALRPRQWTKNLIVFAAPLFAFSINLQSLLGSLLAFVLFCSASSSFYLLNDIADIESDRKHPVKRYRPIAAGLVSIPIAIATAVTLLSLAIVLGWLRSPWLGVTIISYAVLQIAYNWQLKHIVILDILAIATGFVLRAYAGASATSIQLSSWFLLCTAMLALFLGVEKRKAELRLIEIKGSKTRAVLIRYSIGLLNRMENVVTSGTILSYAMWSSGPQVGGASTRWMLLTLPFVLYGIFRYQLLSDPAEISRRHKPGSISGGQSERPEEILLTDLPILLTVLYWITTSFMILLLKHHGVIQ